The window ACGATTGAATTCACGACGATCCAAACCACTCTTCCCAGAAAAGTGTAAATACCGGTCAGAGTGGGAAAACCGGACTTTTCGAACGTACTCGTCCTGCGCCATCTTACCCCAAGTAACCCCAAGATCGATTGGGGAAAGCTCTTCATCGTATCGCTTCACCGCAACCACCCTCGCGTCCAGTTGATACCAAGCTATAGGAAAGAGCTTGTAGTCACCTAAGGTTTTCGGCGGCGCCAAGCTGAATCGCTGAGCAGGCTCCGTCGTAAGATACTTGCCGGGAGCCCCGTAGGGATCCCCAAATTGCAACCACGCCGCATACCCTCCGAAGACGACGAGCAAACCAATTAAAAAAGTCCGAAACACCAGCAGAGCCTCCTTAAAATCATTTGAACTATCATCTTCCTTGCAGAAAGTCTGCCATTTTGAAGGGCACTGCGATCCAATTCGTTAGTCTTCCTCCCTAATTTGCCGGATTCGCTCCAAGTTTGAAGGGTGAGTGGTGAACATGTAAGCCCACGCAGGAATCCCTCTCGACTCTTCAAGAATCTCGAAGAGCCTTTCCGCTCCCTCACGCTCGCCGTAGACCGCATCGAGACTCTGGAGGGCGAATCGGTCCGCTGCCCGTTCTTCGTCCCGGCTGTATTTAAGGTCAACCAGCTGAGTCGTCGAATCGACGATGCTGCTTCCTCCACCAGTCAGAACCAGAAGCGCGGTTCCCGTTCCGATTTGTCGCCCAAGCCTCTGCAGATGATCCCTCCCAGCGAAATGCCCGTACTCGTGAGCAATCACGAAAGCGATAGCAATTTCCTCTTCGAGGGTTTCGAGAAGACCTCGGGTCAGAACGATCAATCCTCCCGGGACGGCAAAGGCATTTGCCTGCTCCTCGCCCGAGTAGGCAAGGCGATAGGGAAGAGGAGGCACACCGGGACTGGATTGCAGTTTCTCAAAAATCGATTCCGCCAACGCCCACTTCTCCTCCAACTCTTCCGGAACCAGTTCTGAAAAATGATCCACCATGAAGCCCTCAAAGATCTCGGCTTCCGTTTCGGGCGAGATCCTCGCAACGGCAAAGTCGGTTACCCAACCCACAACAAGATAGATCACCACAAGCGCGCCAATGGTCAGGCTGGAAAGCACCAGAATCTCCTTCAGCAATCCCCTGCGACCGCCACCACTGCTGTTTTCGGCACTTTCACCGAGATCTCGGCGAACGTATTTCACTGCTACCTGTAGTGAATTGCCGTTCCGTAGGCGACGACCTCGACTCCGCCGATCCCGTTGCGACGGTCGTGGATACTTGCCAACGTCGAAGTCTCCAAACGCAAATTGATGATCGCGTCACAATCCGGAACCTGCTCCTTCAGTCGAAGAATCGCCTCCCGTTTGGCGCGGTCAAGAAGACTCTCGTAGCTGCGAATCTGACCTCCGAAGATCTTCCGAATCGAGGCGAGGACCTTCTTAAAGTAATCGAGGGAGACGACGATGGAGGAAACCACGAGCTGACTGCTTTCAACCGTGCGATCCGAGTCGGTGGTCCTCGTCGGGAACACAGGAAGCTCCCCTAACTCCTGCTCACGTCTCCGAATCGAAGCAAAGTGCCGTCTTTCCAACCAACTGCCGGCAAAAAGCCCAAGGGCTGCCAAAAGGATCGGCAGGGCATAGGCCAGAGCGATAATTGTGATTTCGAACGTGTGCACAGGAGTATGTCCGAAACTTCCTACTGAACCCGGACCGCAGTTCCGTAAACGTAAAGCTCAGCAGCTCCCTGTGTAACGGCAGAGGTAGAAAATCGAACGTTCACAATCGCGTTCGCACCCAGCGCTACCGCCTGTTCCACCATCCTGCTGGTCGATTGGGTCCGCGCATCAACGAGCAGCTCGGTGTAACCCTTCAATTCGCCCCCAACAAGATTCTTGAACCCGGCAGCAATGTCACGTCCGACGTGCTTGGACCGAACCGTGTTGCCCGTAACCAGACCGTAATGCTCCACGATTTGTTTGCCGGGCACTGTTTCTACGTTGGTGAGAATTACATCAGGATAGTCGGGCACTTTCATGAAACGAAAGGAAGGAGCTCGAGGTCTGAAAAGTCGAACCTAATCCAATGTCACCTCGCTTTACTGGGAACGCTTTGGGGCTGAATACACCTCTTCTTTCTCCCGAAAACCTAAAGTATTTTTCAATTAGTTTGGTGTCAGCGAAGTTCGTTTCTAAAAAGATCTTTGAGTAGCCAATTCGCTTTTTCAGCCAAAGCGTCGCTGGAGGGTCCGCGTCTCGCGGACCGTTCGATTTTCTGCATTGCCAAGCGTTGCGGACACCGAGACGGCGTCCCTCCATGATTGGGGATGTTAATCTGTAGGTTAATTTCCTGACAATCCACTAGACCGCGTCGCCCAGTGAGAGTCCGTTTGCGTTTAGAGGTTGTCCTGCTACTATCCTCCCAGTGACTGCAACCCCCTCGCTGCTGGATCGCGCCTACCTGTTCTTCTTTTCCGATGAGAGAAGAAAGTTCTTCGAACGTTTGATCCTTGGAATCGCAATTGGGGGATTTCTGATCCATCTCGCCGTCATTTTCCTCGTTGATTTTGGACTCCTGAAGGTTGAAAGGATGTCTCCACTGCTGGCCAACCCGATCGCTGCCGCCTATACCCCTTTCACCTTCATCCTCGTCTACGAAGTCTATTTGTTGGTCTATTACCTTCCGCAGTCGATCACCACCTACATCAGCAAACAATACGAGATCATCACTCTCATCCTGATTCGACGCCTCTTTAAGGATTTGTCCGCAGTAGAGATCTCAGCAGATTGGTTCGCGATTAAGGGAGACCTCCTTTTTACCTACGACCTGATCGGAGCTCTGCTCTTATTCTATCTCCTTCACCTCTTCAAGCAATTGGGTCGGCGACGGCAGGAGCTGTCCGACAACATGGATACGATCGGTCCGAGTCTTGAGCGGTTTATCCGTCTTAAAAAAGGTATGGCGGTTTGCCTGATTCCACTCCTGTTGGGAGTAGCGATTTATACCTTTGTCACCTGGATCGTGGGCACGGTCTTTCCGGGCCACCCGCTCGCCACTTCTTTTGATAACATCAACAACATCTTTTTCGATAAATTTTTCGGAATCCTGATCATTGTCGACGTGCTCCTGTTGTTGTTCTCTTTCTTTCTTACCGACGATTTCCATAAGATCATCCGAAACTCAGGTTTCATCGTATCGACGATCCTGATCCGCTTATCTTTCTCTGTGGAGGGCCTTGTGAGTGTCGCACTAGTGGTCGCATCAGTGGTTTTCGGACTCCTCATTCTGCTGATCTTCAACCAATACCAGAAGGCGGCTCTGAATGAGCAGAGTACTTGAAAGGGAATATTAGGCATTGTTCCGGCAGGATACCCGCTGTATCCATTCGAAACTGACGCCCATGAAACTTCTCGTCGTATCCGATCTTCACTTTGCGCTCCCGCAGATGGACTGGTTGATGAGTAATGCCGAGAGATATGATGCCGTCATCATTGCCGGTGACCTTCTCGACATCGCCGGTCGGATTCCCATCGGAAACCAAATTGTTATCGTCCTCAAATACTTGGAGAGAATCTCCGAAAGACGCCCTTTGCTCGTTTGTTCGGGCAACCACGACGGTGACTCGGTTACCATGCACAATGAGTATGTCGCCAGTTGGCTGGAGCAGGCGAACAATGTGCAGACATTCGTCGACGGCGAGAGCACCCGTTTGGGCGATATGTTGGTCACTATCCTACCCTGGTGGGACGGTCCGGAAACCCGCCGCGAAATGGACGAGTTCCTGGAAAAAGAGGGCAAGAAAGAAAGCCCTCTCTGGCTCTGGCTTCACCACGCACCACCGCAAGGCTCCCCGATTAGCTGGACAGGAAAAAAGGACGCCGGGGATCCCAACTTAAACCGATTGATTGCCAGATACCGGCCGGACTTTGTCTTTTGCGGTCACATCCACAATTCGCCCTTTCGTTCCGGCGGAAGTTGGCACGATAAAGTAGACGGGTGCTGGGTCTTCAATTCCGGAAAGCAAATCGGGGAAATTCCGGCTCACATCTCGATCGACTTTGATAAGAAAGAAGCGACCTGGGTATCTCTGGCAGGTGTCGAATCGGTTTCCCTAGCGTAAGAAGGCTATCGAGCGCCCGGAATTGGCGGATCGTCTTCGTCGGGAACTTCTCGCTCTGGAACCTTCGCCGGATGCCGAACAATGACAGCCCTCAAGATATCATCCAACAGATCGAAATGATTGTCCTGGCCACCGTACTGTCGCTTGACCTCAGACAAATAATTATTGATCGCGTCAAGCCGGTGAGCCATCACTTTGGCCACGTAGAGCAGTAGGTCCGGGCTGTTTTCTAAAAGGACCTCTGAGTCTTCGATAAACCGAAAGGTCGAGGGTTCTTTCACACGCACAGTGGCCGTGCTCACACCATCGAGAAAATAAGCCATTTCCCCAAAAGATGCCCCTTTATTGTTAATCTGGGTCATGTGGATGCCGTTTTTGATGATCTCGACAGCCCCGCTCTCTAAAAAGAAAAGTCCCGAAACTCTGCTCCCCTGAACAATGATCTCGTCACCCTCTTCTCTTTCGATGATCGGAAACTGTTTTAGGCACGATTGATCCATAATTACAAAAGACCATAAACCCCGAATTTGAGAATGGCGAACGCAATCTTTTTAAGACAGAGCCCGCTAGCGCTCAATCTCGACCTGATCAATCAGAGGCTCCTCCTCTTGCATCACAACACCGTCGCCCTCATCGATCTGGGTCACCGTCGTGATGCATCCTGAAAGGACAAGGATCAAAAGGAACGCGACAAGTGGTAAAAATACCTGAGTCTTTGTGCTCTTCATGTCTTGACCTGTAGCGAGTCTTCTTCCCTTTGGCTAGGGATTACTCCATTTCATGATTCTCCAGTTGCGAAGACGAGACTCTCTTGGTCGATTTACGGAGCCTCTTCTCGTGCTTGGTGACTCTCCCACTCACCCGTTTTCTCCAAAGTCGAAAACTCCGATCCTTTAACGAGAGGCGCATCACTCGGATTACCTCCGCTTCGGGTAAACCAGTCTTCCGCTCGATTTCCTCGAAAGTGATCCGATCGGCCCAAGCCATCCGGATGATCTTGTCTCGCAGTTCGCCAGAGATGTCGCCTACTCTCGATTTGGACATTCAGCAACCAAACCACCGCAGCCTCCAATGCAAGATTCCGACTTTGAAAAAGATGAAGCCGAGAGAATCGAGGACGCAATCCACGATCTTCTGTCTCAGCGAAAAGCCGGGGGAACCATCTGTCCGAGCGAAGTTGCAAGGCGACTCTACCCTCAAGAAGAATGGCGGTCGAAGATGACCCGCGTTCGTGAAGTAGCCTTTGCAATGGTCGAGTCAGGCCGAATCGAAATCACTCAGGGAGGAAAGGTTGTTGACGCGCGGAACACAAAGGGAGCGATCCGATTGAGAAGGCATTTTCCGGTCTGACGCTTTTCAACCGCCTCGAAGCAGGCAAGGTCAAACGCGACCACGCTACCCAAAGCAAGGCCAACGCTCAACGCCACTCCGCCGAGTCACCCGGAAGAAAGCGAAGAGAAGTGCTGCCGAAGTGCCCTCTAAAGATATTCGACCCCGATTTGGATTTCGATTTCGTCCAATACAGGATAGCGTCAACGCTACATATAACGTTTTCGACGCTACGGACTTAATCGCTACTGATGAACCTTCCTCAAACGTCGAGCTAGCGAACAGACCAAGATCAATGTACACAAAAGAGACCATAATTACCCACATGCTAAAGGCGGATTTTGCACCGGCAACCTCCGAAGAGCTGGCCTCGGGTCTTTCCGTGCCCGATTCGAAGAGGGAGGACTTTTCTACCACCCTCGAAAAGATGCAGACTGCTGGTCTAATCGTCCGGCTGAAGCGGGATCGCCTCTGCTTGCCGAGAGATGCCGACCTTGTGACCGGAATCATCCATTTTCGACAAACGGGAAAGGCCGTAATCCGACCCGACTCAAAGACCTACCAAGCCACCCTCGATCCCGTAGACATTCGCTCCGATGATACGGGGCTGGCACTTCACGGAGACCGCGTAGTTGCCCGGCTGGATTCGGAGCGTCCCCGAAAGATCCATCGAGGGCGTGGACGAAGGAATTTCTCCCACCGCGAGCCTGCCAAACGAACCGGCAGAGTGATCCGGATTCTCGAGCGCGCGAGAACCAGTCTTCCTGGCACCCTCAAGAAGGCTCGCCACGCGTTTTACGTGATTCCTGATGATCCGCGCATCATTCAGGATATTCTAGTGCCTCCGCCAGGAACTGAAGGCACGCCAGAGGCAAAGGTCGGAGACAAAGTAATCGTTCGTCTCTTCGAATGGACTCAGCGCCACATGAATCCCGAAGGCGAGATCATCGAAGTGCTCGGGCGAACCCATGAACCGATGGCCGAATACAAAGCCATCCTTCACAAATTCGATCTCGATCCCGACTTCCCGGACGAGGTCATGCAACAAGTAGAAAACGTTCCTTCTTCGGTTTCCACGGAAGGTCGCAGGGGACGTCTGGACTGCCGTGATCTATTCACCGTCACCATAGATCCCGACGACGCCAAGGATTTTGACGATGCGATTTCACTTGAGAAGCTAGAGGACGGAAACTGGCGGGTCGGTGTTCACATCGCCGACGTCAATGCCTACGTCAAGCCCGGCTCCCCCCTCGATATCGAGGCGTCCAAGCGAGGCAACTCAACTTATCTGACCGGGACAGTCATCCCGATGCTCCCGCACAAACTCTCAAACGGCATCTGCAGTCTGGTCGAGGATGAGGATCGCCTTACAAAGGCAGTCTTTCTCGACTTCACCCCTCAGGCGAGGCTGGTCTCGTGGCGTTTTGCCAACACTGTCATCCGGAGCAACAAACGGCTTACCTATCGGCAGGCCTACGCCATGATGACCGAGAACGATCTCGATGCGATTCGCAATGCACCTCTCCCACCCAAGCATCAAACCGGATCGATTGGCAGAGACCTAAAGAGTCTCGATAGCGAAGAAATAAAGGAGCTCCGCAAAACGATCCGGAAGCTCTGGTTCTTTGCTGAAAGACTCCGCAAGGGCCGGATGAAAGATGGTAGCCTCGACCTGGATATGCCCGAAGTGAAGATTTACGTCGATGAGACAGGTGCTGCCGACCGAATCGAAAGTATCGTAAACGATGAGAGCCACCAGCTCATTGAGGAGTACATGCTCGCTGCAAACGAGGCGGTTGCGAAAGAGATCCGCCGCCTCGGTCTACCCTGCCTGTATCGAGTCCATGACGAGCCGGATACAGAGAAGCTGGAAGAGTTTCGAGAATATCTAGCGACCGTTGGCCTTTCTGTGGGGGATCTGACTCGCCGGCGTGAGATCACCCGAATGTTGACGGCAATCAACGATCATCCACAGGCCTACACGCTCAGGATCCAGTTTCTCCGTAGTCTCAAGCAAGCCTGCTACCGCGCCTCGCCGGATGGCCACTACGGCCTCTGCAAAAACGACTACACTCACTTCACCTCCCCGATCCGCCGCTACTCGGATCTAATCGTCCATCGAGTCTTCGAAAACCTGCTTCTCAAACGCGGAATCGACAGTGCTCCAAAAAACCTCGGTATCGTCTACACTCAGGCAAAGCTCGAATCGATCGGAGAACACCTCTCCATCACCGAAAGAAACAGCACGGACGCTGAACGGGAATCGGTAAAGGTTAAGCTGCTTGAGTTCTTCGAACGGGAACTCGCAAAGCCAGGCAAGAAAACGATCTTTGACGCAGTGATCACCGATGTGAAAAACCATGGTCTCTTTATCGAGTTATCCCACTCTCTAGCCTTCGGCCTCGTCCACATTTCTACTCTCCGCGACGACCACTATCTCGTTTCCCACGACGGCACCAGCCTCAGAGGGAAGCGTAAAGGGCGGACCTATCGTCTCGGGGAAACCATCCGCGTAGTCACCGAGCGAGTCGACCGCTTCAAGAGACAGATCGATTTCGCACCAGCCGGGTAAAGCATCAATGCTGGTTTGCCCGATTCATCAACCAGATTCCGAGGGAGATGAAGAGAACGTTCGGAAGCCAAATCAGCAGTTCCGGTAGTGCCGCCGGCACCTCCATAAACCAAGTCGCAACCGTCACCAAAAAGTAATACAACATCGCTAACCCAAGGGCTACACCCAAGTTGGTGAGCGTCTCCTTCCGGCCCACTCGAATCCCGAGCGGAATCGCAACAATGACCAACGAGAAAATCGAAATCGACATAGCGAGGTTCTGTTGGATCTGGACACGATATTCCAAAGAATTTTCCGGATCTTCTCTAATCTGCTCCCGAAGTTGGCTAAAGGTGAGGTAAGATGGCTTTTGCGAGAAATCCGTTCCACGACGGAGAATCGAATCCAACTCCAGTCGCAAGGGAAACTCCTTTATGTTGCCAATGAGACTGATCGTAGGAGGCTGATCATAGTTCGGATTGGGCTCACGATCCTCGAATCGGCCGTTCCGCAGAGTAAAGAGCAAGGTGGATTGCTCTCGCAAAAATTCGATACGTGCCGATTCCGCGTGAAGGTAGCGGCTCACCCTCCCTTCGTCTCCCAACTCCCAAACCTCAAACCCCCGCATTTCCTCTCCGTCGCGTTCCTGAACGAAAACGACATACCCCGGAAAATCGCGAACGAAGGACCCTGCCTTGAAAAAGCGGAGCGGATCCTCTTCGAGGCTGTTCGCTAATCTCTCCCGGTAGGCTCCTTTGTTCTTCGGACCAAGCTCGTTGTTGAACCACGCCGAAAATCCGCAACCAATCAACGCCATCAAAAAGATAGGCCGTGCAATCGACCACACACTCGATCCCGACGCTTTCATTGCGAGGATTTCCCTTGTTGAGGAAAGCCTCCCGAGCGCGAGGAGAATTCCTGCCAAGAAACCGAGCGGGAGCGCGTATACTCCCACATAGGGGATCATCATCCAGAGAATCTGAAAAAACAAACGAAGTGAAATCTGGCCCTCCGCCAACATCGCAATTGCTCCGCGAACAGCGTTACCCGTGAGGAATACGAACAAAAAAACCGCTACTGCGCCTGCTACGAAGACGAACACTTCGAACAACACGTATCGATGAAGCTTCCCGAAGATCATCAGCCGTAAAAATGCCTGCCCAAAAGGAACGGATGCTCTTGAGCGACGAAGCCTTGGCGTAGTCGGTTCAGCTGCCGAAAAAACGGATCAGATACAACTCCTGGGGACTTCTTCAATAACCACTCGGCGACTGAAGTCGCCGCTCCTTTCGAAATGACCAGCGTCGTTTCGCCACGCACTGCTTCGACCGCATTCCTCAGCCTCCAGCCCCATATCTTGTCCAAGAAAGGCGGAGCCGCCGGTACTTGTCCGACACTTCCGACGCATTCGAAAAGGCTAGGCGAAGCCCGGAGAAACCATCCAGAAAACCCAGTTTAAGGAAGAACGCCTTTACGAAGCAGGCGAAAGAGTGGCCCACCTGGTCAAAAAAGGTGACTCTCCGCCCGTCCCGAAAAGCTTCTGCAGCCCACAACTTTGCATATCGTTGCGACCGTTCCTTTCGCTCCGCCCAATTGCGGTAGCTGTAGTGATCGATACAGGAGAAGAAGCGACCCGTCTCCCCGTGCACTTGGATCCGTTCATGAACATCCCGCTCCTCCATGAACCAACCTTCGGTGCGGAAGAAGCGAAGATTCCAATCCGGATACCAATTGCCATGATGAAAACGCTTCTTGCCAATGTAGGTGATACGGTTGATCCAGAACCCGTTCCTGTTGGACTTCATCCCCGCAACCTTTTGGATCTCATCGACCAAGCCCTGTGGAACCACCTCATCTGCGTCCAACCACAAAATCCACGGTTTCGAGGCAGCCTGAAACAACTTCTTGCGGGTCGCACCAAAGCCCTGCCAGGACTCCTCAATTACGGTAGCCCCCCATTGCCGGGCGATTTCCACGGTTTTGTCCTCGCTCCCGGAATCCAACACGATGACTTCGTCAAAAGCTTCCAGAGGTGCAAGACACCGAGGAAGATTCGCTTCTTCGTCCTTCGCCAGGATACAGACCGAGACGTTTAACTTTTTCACTTGGGTAGGTGAGAACGGATAAAACCCTGTATCCGGTCTACCGTTCCCTCAACTGGAAACTTTACGATCTCCCGATTCTTCAACGCTTCCAAAGAAGGATGGATCACGTCGATTCCAATCGAATCCCGAATCGTATCAGGGAATTTGGCCGGATGCGCCGTCGCTAAAACAATGGTTTCCTCCCCTTCAACCGGGTCCCAGGAAAACCCACACGCTGTGTGTGGATCTGCGGTGTAGTCGAACCTCTCGTGAACAGTCCGGATTCTCTCTTCGATTTC is drawn from Verrucomicrobiota bacterium and contains these coding sequences:
- a CDS encoding YbjQ family protein translates to MPDYPDVILTNVETVPGKQIVEHYGLVTGNTVRSKHVGRDIAAGFKNLVGGELKGYTELLVDARTQSTSRMVEQAVALGANAIVNVRFSTSAVTQGAAELYVYGTAVRVQ
- a CDS encoding RNB domain-containing ribonuclease, with translation MYTKETIITHMLKADFAPATSEELASGLSVPDSKREDFSTTLEKMQTAGLIVRLKRDRLCLPRDADLVTGIIHFRQTGKAVIRPDSKTYQATLDPVDIRSDDTGLALHGDRVVARLDSERPRKIHRGRGRRNFSHREPAKRTGRVIRILERARTSLPGTLKKARHAFYVIPDDPRIIQDILVPPPGTEGTPEAKVGDKVIVRLFEWTQRHMNPEGEIIEVLGRTHEPMAEYKAILHKFDLDPDFPDEVMQQVENVPSSVSTEGRRGRLDCRDLFTVTIDPDDAKDFDDAISLEKLEDGNWRVGVHIADVNAYVKPGSPLDIEASKRGNSTYLTGTVIPMLPHKLSNGICSLVEDEDRLTKAVFLDFTPQARLVSWRFANTVIRSNKRLTYRQAYAMMTENDLDAIRNAPLPPKHQTGSIGRDLKSLDSEEIKELRKTIRKLWFFAERLRKGRMKDGSLDLDMPEVKIYVDETGAADRIESIVNDESHQLIEEYMLAANEAVAKEIRRLGLPCLYRVHDEPDTEKLEEFREYLATVGLSVGDLTRRREITRMLTAINDHPQAYTLRIQFLRSLKQACYRASPDGHYGLCKNDYTHFTSPIRRYSDLIVHRVFENLLLKRGIDSAPKNLGIVYTQAKLESIGEHLSITERNSTDAERESVKVKLLEFFERELAKPGKKTIFDAVITDVKNHGLFIELSHSLAFGLVHISTLRDDHYLVSHDGTSLRGKRKGRTYRLGETIRVVTERVDRFKRQIDFAPAG
- a CDS encoding M48 family metallopeptidase, which translates into the protein MKYVRRDLGESAENSSGGGRRGLLKEILVLSSLTIGALVVIYLVVGWVTDFAVARISPETEAEIFEGFMVDHFSELVPEELEEKWALAESIFEKLQSSPGVPPLPYRLAYSGEEQANAFAVPGGLIVLTRGLLETLEEEIAIAFVIAHEYGHFAGRDHLQRLGRQIGTGTALLVLTGGGSSIVDSTTQLVDLKYSRDEERAADRFALQSLDAVYGEREGAERLFEILEESRGIPAWAYMFTTHPSNLERIRQIREED
- a CDS encoding TIGR03643 family protein; the encoded protein is MSKSRVGDISGELRDKIIRMAWADRITFEEIERKTGLPEAEVIRVMRLSLKDRSFRLWRKRVSGRVTKHEKRLRKSTKRVSSSQLENHEME
- a CDS encoding DUF3253 domain-containing protein, with translation MQDSDFEKDEAERIEDAIHDLLSQRKAGGTICPSEVARRLYPQEEWRSKMTRVREVAFAMVESGRIEITQGGKVVDARNTKGAIRLRRHFPV
- a CDS encoding cyclic nucleotide-binding domain-containing protein, with protein sequence MDQSCLKQFPIIEREEGDEIIVQGSRVSGLFFLESGAVEIIKNGIHMTQINNKGASFGEMAYFLDGVSTATVRVKEPSTFRFIEDSEVLLENSPDLLLYVAKVMAHRLDAINNYLSEVKRQYGGQDNHFDLLDDILRAVIVRHPAKVPEREVPDEDDPPIPGAR
- a CDS encoding heavy metal-binding domain-containing protein, which produces MHTFEITIIALAYALPILLAALGLFAGSWLERRHFASIRRREQELGELPVFPTRTTDSDRTVESSQLVVSSIVVSLDYFKKVLASIRKIFGGQIRSYESLLDRAKREAILRLKEQVPDCDAIINLRLETSTLASIHDRRNGIGGVEVVAYGTAIHYR
- a CDS encoding LptF/LptG family permease — protein: MIFGKLHRYVLFEVFVFVAGAVAVFLFVFLTGNAVRGAIAMLAEGQISLRLFFQILWMMIPYVGVYALPLGFLAGILLALGRLSSTREILAMKASGSSVWSIARPIFLMALIGCGFSAWFNNELGPKNKGAYRERLANSLEEDPLRFFKAGSFVRDFPGYVVFVQERDGEEMRGFEVWELGDEGRVSRYLHAESARIEFLREQSTLLFTLRNGRFEDREPNPNYDQPPTISLIGNIKEFPLRLELDSILRRGTDFSQKPSYLTFSQLREQIREDPENSLEYRVQIQQNLAMSISIFSLVIVAIPLGIRVGRKETLTNLGVALGLAMLYYFLVTVATWFMEVPAALPELLIWLPNVLFISLGIWLMNRANQH
- a CDS encoding glycosyltransferase family 2 protein, coding for MKKLNVSVCILAKDEEANLPRCLAPLEAFDEVIVLDSGSEDKTVEIARQWGATVIEESWQGFGATRKKLFQAASKPWILWLDADEVVPQGLVDEIQKVAGMKSNRNGFWINRITYIGKKRFHHGNWYPDWNLRFFRTEGWFMEERDVHERIQVHGETGRFFSCIDHYSYRNWAERKERSQRYAKLWAAEAFRDGRRVTFFDQVGHSFACFVKAFFLKLGFLDGFSGLRLAFSNASEVSDKYRRLRLSWTRYGAGG
- a CDS encoding metallophosphoesterase, whose amino-acid sequence is MKLLVVSDLHFALPQMDWLMSNAERYDAVIIAGDLLDIAGRIPIGNQIVIVLKYLERISERRPLLVCSGNHDGDSVTMHNEYVASWLEQANNVQTFVDGESTRLGDMLVTILPWWDGPETRREMDEFLEKEGKKESPLWLWLHHAPPQGSPISWTGKKDAGDPNLNRLIARYRPDFVFCGHIHNSPFRSGGSWHDKVDGCWVFNSGKQIGEIPAHISIDFDKKEATWVSLAGVESVSLA